In endosymbiont of unidentified scaly snail isolate Monju, the following are encoded in one genomic region:
- the cmk gene encoding (d)CMP kinase: MAESVPVITIDGPSGSGKGTVSARLAKALGWHVLDSGALYRLTGLAVEKAGIGFENPQKAAEIAANLDVRFEQGRIFLDGEDVTLAIRSETAGNNASRVAAMPEVRAALLDWQRRAARPPGLVADGRDMGTAVFPDAPLKVFLDASAEERARRRYKQLKEKGISSNIDRLAAEIRERDERDRNRAVSPLVPAPGALVIDSTGMTIDAVVERILQAAREVLPSVD; the protein is encoded by the coding sequence GTGGCTGAGTCGGTGCCGGTGATCACCATCGATGGCCCCAGTGGCTCGGGCAAGGGCACCGTCTCGGCGCGCCTGGCCAAGGCCCTGGGTTGGCACGTGCTGGATTCGGGGGCGCTTTATCGCCTGACCGGTCTGGCGGTCGAAAAGGCAGGGATTGGCTTCGAAAATCCGCAAAAGGCGGCAGAAATCGCGGCGAATCTCGATGTGCGCTTCGAGCAGGGACGGATCTTTCTCGATGGGGAGGATGTGACCCTGGCGATCCGCTCGGAGACCGCCGGCAACAACGCTTCCCGGGTGGCCGCCATGCCCGAGGTGCGCGCGGCCCTGCTCGACTGGCAGCGGCGTGCGGCGCGTCCGCCCGGGCTGGTGGCCGACGGACGTGACATGGGGACCGCGGTGTTCCCCGATGCGCCGCTCAAGGTGTTTCTCGACGCCAGCGCCGAGGAACGTGCGAGAAGGCGTTATAAGCAGTTGAAGGAAAAGGGTATATCGTCTAATATTGATCGTCTCGCCGCCGAGATCCGTGAACGTGACGAGCGCGACCGCAATCGCGCCGTTTCGCCATTGGTTCCGGCGCCGGGGGCGCTGGTCATCGATTCGACCGGCATGACCATCGATGCGGTGGTCGAACGTATTCTGCAGGCGGCGCGCGAGGTGTTGCCGTCGGTGGATTGA
- the tadA gene encoding tRNA adenosine(34) deaminase TadA: protein MNAEDEHWMRHALALARRAEAEGEVPVGAVLVRDGEPIGEGWNRPIGEHDPSAHAEIMALRAAGKAVGNYRLPDSTLYVTLEPCPMCAGAIVHARVARVVFGASDPRTGAAGSVFDMLPSDARFNHRTACDGGLLADEAGELLRAFFRARRNRR, encoded by the coding sequence ATGAACGCCGAGGACGAACACTGGATGCGCCATGCCCTGGCCCTGGCGCGGCGCGCCGAGGCGGAGGGCGAGGTGCCTGTCGGTGCGGTCCTGGTGCGTGACGGCGAGCCAATAGGCGAGGGTTGGAATCGCCCCATCGGCGAGCACGATCCGAGCGCACACGCCGAGATCATGGCCCTGAGGGCAGCCGGGAAGGCAGTGGGCAACTACCGACTGCCCGACAGCACCTTGTATGTCACACTGGAGCCTTGCCCCATGTGCGCTGGGGCCATCGTGCATGCGCGTGTCGCGCGGGTGGTGTTCGGGGCAAGCGATCCGCGTACCGGTGCCGCCGGCAGCGTGTTCGACATGCTGCCCTCGGATGCCCGTTTCAACCACCGCACCGCCTGCGACGGCGGCCTGCTGGCCGACGAGGCGGGCGAACTGTTGCGTGCCTTCTTCCGCGCGCGTCGAAATCGGAGATGA
- the rpsA gene encoding 30S ribosomal protein S1 has product MSESFAELFEESLNSTNLQPGGIVIGTVVAIDGDEVIVNAGLKSEGRIPISQFTDKDGNVEVKPGDQVEVALEAVEDGFGATRLSREKAKRHYAWRKLEKAFENDEIVVGRINGKVKGGFTVELDEIRAFLPGSLVDVRPVRDTSYLEGKDLEFKVIKLDQKRNNVVVSRRAVVEKEYSEEREKLLANLAEGQVVKGVVKNLTDYGAFVDLGGIDGLLHITDMAWKRVKHPSEVVEIGDEIEVKVLKFDREKMRVSLGLKQLGEDPWVNITRRYPEGTRLFGKVTNIADYGAFVEIEDGVEGLVHVSEMDWTNKNVHPSKVVTLGQEVEVVVLDIDEERRRISLGMKQCQPNPWEEFGERYKKGDHVTGVIKSITDFGIFIGLDGGIDGLVHLSDISWDDTGEDEIRNYKKGQEIETVVLAAVDPERERISLGIKQLDKDPFSTWLATHDKGAIVKGIVREVDAKGAIVELDEGVEGYIRASDLSRDRVEDARSVLKEGDEIEAKFMGVDRRNRSISLSIKAKDYEEEKALISQYNSDASSAGKTSMADLLKEQLDADK; this is encoded by the coding sequence ATGTCAGAAAGTTTTGCCGAGCTCTTCGAAGAGAGCCTCAACAGCACCAACCTCCAGCCCGGTGGCATCGTCATCGGCACTGTGGTCGCCATCGACGGCGACGAAGTGATCGTCAATGCCGGCCTCAAGTCCGAGGGCCGCATCCCGATCAGTCAGTTCACCGACAAGGATGGCAACGTCGAGGTCAAGCCGGGTGATCAGGTCGAAGTGGCCCTCGAGGCCGTGGAGGATGGTTTCGGCGCGACCCGCCTGTCGCGCGAGAAGGCCAAGCGCCACTATGCGTGGCGGAAGCTCGAGAAGGCTTTCGAAAACGACGAGATCGTGGTCGGCCGCATCAACGGCAAGGTCAAGGGCGGCTTCACCGTCGAGCTGGACGAGATCCGTGCCTTCCTGCCGGGTTCGCTGGTCGATGTGCGCCCGGTGCGCGACACCTCCTATCTCGAGGGCAAGGACCTCGAGTTCAAGGTCATCAAGCTGGACCAGAAGCGCAACAACGTGGTGGTCTCGCGTCGTGCCGTGGTCGAGAAGGAATACAGCGAAGAGCGCGAGAAGCTGCTCGCCAACCTGGCCGAGGGCCAGGTGGTCAAGGGTGTGGTCAAGAACCTCACCGACTACGGTGCTTTCGTGGACCTGGGCGGCATCGATGGCCTGCTGCACATCACCGACATGGCCTGGAAGCGGGTCAAGCACCCCTCCGAGGTGGTCGAGATCGGTGACGAGATCGAGGTCAAGGTACTCAAGTTCGACCGCGAGAAGATGCGCGTCTCCCTCGGCCTGAAGCAGCTGGGTGAAGACCCCTGGGTCAACATCACCCGTCGTTATCCCGAGGGTACCCGCCTGTTCGGCAAGGTCACCAACATTGCCGACTACGGCGCCTTCGTCGAGATCGAAGACGGCGTCGAGGGCCTGGTGCACGTCTCCGAGATGGACTGGACCAACAAGAACGTCCATCCCAGCAAGGTGGTCACCCTGGGTCAGGAAGTCGAAGTGGTGGTGCTCGACATCGACGAGGAGCGTCGCCGCATCTCGCTGGGCATGAAGCAGTGCCAGCCCAACCCCTGGGAAGAGTTCGGCGAGCGCTACAAGAAGGGCGATCATGTCACCGGCGTCATCAAGTCGATCACCGATTTCGGTATCTTCATCGGCCTGGACGGCGGCATCGACGGCCTGGTCCACCTGTCGGACATCTCCTGGGACGACACCGGCGAGGACGAGATCCGCAACTACAAGAAGGGTCAGGAGATCGAAACCGTGGTGCTGGCGGCGGTCGATCCCGAGCGCGAGCGTATCTCCCTGGGCATCAAGCAGCTCGACAAGGACCCCTTCTCCACCTGGCTGGCCACCCACGACAAGGGCGCCATCGTCAAGGGTATCGTGCGCGAGGTCGATGCCAAGGGTGCCATCGTCGAACTGGACGAGGGTGTGGAAGGTTACATCCGGGCCTCCGACCTGTCGCGTGACCGTGTCGAGGATGCACGCAGCGTGCTGAAGGAAGGCGACGAGATCGAGGCCAAGTTCATGGGCGTCGATCGTCGCAACCGCAGCATCAGCCTGTCGATCAAGGCCAAGGACTACGAAGAGGAAAAGGCGCTCATCTCGCAGTACAACAGCGATGCGAGCTCGGCCGGCAAGACCTCCATGGCCGATCTGCTCAAGGAGCAGCTCGACGCCGACAAGTAA
- the guaA gene encoding glutamine-hydrolyzing GMP synthase encodes MTTDIHDHRILIVDFGSQYTQLIARRVREIGVYCEIWPYDNCEQAIREQQPRGIILSGGPETVTAEETPRAPQLVFELGVPVLGICYGMQTMAAQLGGKVESSDKHEYGYAQVRARGHSELLRDIEDHTNEQGWGLLDVWMSHGDRVIELPPGFKVIASTDNAPIAGMADEDRGFYGIQFHPEVTHTKQGGRILERFVRGICGCDALWNPSNIIEDSIAQMREQIGDGRVILGLSGGVDSSVVAALLHRAIGDRLTCIFVDNGLLRLHEGDQVMATFAKHMGVKVIRVDAADRFYAALAGEADPEKKRKIIGNLFIEIFEEEAAKIEDARYLAQGTIYPDVIESAGAASGKAHVIKSHHNVGGLPEHMKLELVEPLRELFKDEVRKIGIELGLPADMVYRHPFPGPGLGVRILGEVKKEYADILRQADHIYIEELRKAGLYDEVSQAFAVFLPVRSVGVVGDARRYEYVISLRAVKTIDFMTASFAHLPFEFLETVSRRIINEVSGVSRVAYDISSKPPATIEWE; translated from the coding sequence ATGACCACTGACATCCACGACCATCGCATTCTCATCGTCGACTTCGGCTCGCAGTACACCCAGCTCATCGCACGCCGGGTGCGCGAGATCGGCGTCTATTGCGAGATCTGGCCCTACGACAACTGCGAGCAGGCGATCCGCGAGCAGCAGCCGCGCGGCATCATCCTCTCGGGCGGGCCGGAGACGGTCACCGCCGAGGAGACGCCGCGCGCGCCGCAGCTCGTGTTCGAGCTGGGCGTGCCGGTGCTGGGCATCTGCTACGGCATGCAGACCATGGCGGCGCAGCTTGGTGGCAAGGTGGAGTCCTCGGACAAGCACGAGTACGGCTATGCCCAGGTGCGCGCGCGCGGTCATTCCGAGCTGTTGCGCGACATTGAGGATCACACCAACGAGCAGGGCTGGGGACTGCTGGACGTGTGGATGAGCCATGGCGACCGGGTGATCGAGCTGCCGCCCGGCTTCAAGGTGATCGCCAGCACCGACAACGCGCCGATTGCCGGCATGGCCGACGAGGATCGGGGTTTCTACGGCATCCAGTTCCACCCCGAGGTCACTCATACCAAGCAGGGCGGGCGCATCCTGGAGCGCTTCGTGCGGGGCATCTGCGGCTGCGACGCCCTGTGGAACCCGAGCAACATCATCGAGGACAGCATTGCGCAGATGCGCGAGCAGATCGGCGACGGGCGGGTGATCCTGGGCCTGTCCGGTGGCGTGGACTCCTCGGTGGTGGCGGCGTTGCTGCATCGTGCCATCGGCGACCGGCTCACCTGCATCTTCGTGGACAACGGTCTGCTGCGCCTGCACGAAGGTGACCAGGTGATGGCCACCTTCGCGAAGCACATGGGCGTGAAGGTGATCCGCGTGGACGCCGCCGACCGTTTCTACGCCGCGCTCGCCGGCGAGGCCGACCCCGAGAAGAAGCGCAAGATCATCGGCAACCTGTTCATCGAGATCTTCGAGGAAGAGGCAGCGAAGATAGAGGATGCCCGCTACCTGGCGCAGGGCACCATCTATCCCGATGTCATCGAGTCGGCCGGTGCCGCCTCGGGCAAGGCGCACGTGATCAAGTCGCACCACAATGTCGGCGGCCTGCCCGAGCACATGAAACTCGAACTGGTCGAGCCACTGCGCGAACTGTTCAAGGACGAGGTGCGCAAGATCGGCATCGAGTTGGGCCTGCCCGCGGACATGGTCTATCGCCATCCCTTCCCGGGGCCGGGGCTGGGCGTGCGCATCCTCGGCGAGGTGAAGAAGGAATACGCCGACATCCTGCGCCAGGCCGATCACATCTACATCGAGGAACTGCGCAAGGCCGGTCTGTACGACGAGGTCAGCCAGGCCTTCGCCGTCTTCCTGCCGGTGCGTTCGGTGGGCGTGGTGGGCGATGCCCGGCGCTATGAATATGTCATCAGCCTGCGCGCGGTGAAGACCATCGACTTCATGACCGCCAGCTTCGCGCACCTGCCCTTCGAGTTCCTGGAGACCGTCTCGCGGCGCATCATCAACGAGGTCTCGGGCGTCTCGCGCGTCGCCTACGACATCTCCTCCAAGCCGCCGGCGACCATCGAGTGGGAATGA
- the guaB gene encoding IMP dehydrogenase, translating into MRLAQDQEALTFDDVLLVPARSDVLPKDVDLATRLTRDITLNIPLVSAAMDTVTEARLAIAMALEGGIGVIHKNMEPDEQAAHVRKVKRYESGVIHDPITVSPNLSIGEVMAITRANNISGVPVVDGNELVGIVTSRDLRFESRLDEKVSAIMTPKDRLVTVPEGASREEVVAKLHAHRIEKVLVVNDDFELRGLITVKDIQKATDYPKACRDSEERLRVGAAVGAGAGTDERVEALVAAGVDVITVDTAHGHSVGVIERVAWIKKNFPEVQVIGGNIATAAAAQALIEAGADAVKVGIGPGSICTTRVVAGVGVPQITAVDNVARALKGTGVPLIADGGLRYSGDIAKVIAAGAHAVMIGGLFAGTDESPGEVEIYQGRSYKSYRGMGSLGAMSGKQGSSDRYFQEDTKDKDKLVPEGIEGRVPYKGPLINVITQLTGGLRASMGYTGCANLEEMRTKPEFVRVTNAGIRESHVHDVQITKEAPNYRRD; encoded by the coding sequence ATGCGCCTTGCACAAGATCAAGAAGCCCTGACATTCGACGATGTGCTGCTGGTTCCGGCGCGCTCGGACGTCCTGCCCAAGGATGTCGATCTCGCCACCCGTCTGACCCGAGATATTACGCTCAACATTCCCCTGGTGTCCGCTGCCATGGATACGGTGACCGAGGCACGCCTGGCCATCGCCATGGCGCTGGAAGGCGGTATCGGCGTCATCCACAAGAACATGGAGCCGGACGAGCAGGCGGCCCATGTGCGCAAGGTCAAGCGTTACGAGAGCGGTGTGATCCACGATCCCATCACTGTCTCGCCCAATCTGAGCATCGGCGAGGTGATGGCCATTACCCGTGCCAACAATATCTCCGGGGTGCCGGTGGTCGATGGCAACGAGCTGGTCGGCATCGTCACCAGCCGTGATCTGCGCTTCGAGTCCCGGCTGGACGAGAAGGTCTCGGCCATCATGACGCCCAAGGATCGCCTGGTGACGGTGCCCGAGGGCGCCAGTCGTGAAGAGGTGGTCGCCAAGTTGCATGCGCACCGCATCGAGAAGGTGTTGGTGGTCAATGACGACTTCGAGCTGCGCGGGCTGATCACCGTCAAGGACATCCAGAAGGCCACCGACTATCCCAAGGCCTGCCGCGACAGCGAGGAACGCCTGCGCGTGGGTGCGGCGGTTGGTGCCGGCGCGGGGACCGACGAGCGCGTCGAGGCGCTGGTTGCCGCCGGGGTGGACGTGATCACCGTGGATACCGCGCACGGCCATTCCGTCGGCGTGATCGAGCGCGTCGCCTGGATCAAGAAGAACTTCCCCGAGGTGCAGGTGATCGGCGGTAACATCGCCACCGCCGCGGCTGCCCAGGCGCTGATCGAGGCGGGTGCGGACGCGGTCAAGGTGGGCATCGGCCCGGGCTCGATCTGCACTACCCGTGTGGTCGCTGGCGTGGGTGTGCCGCAGATCACTGCCGTGGACAACGTGGCGCGCGCTCTCAAGGGGACCGGGGTGCCGCTGATCGCCGACGGCGGCCTGCGCTACTCGGGCGACATCGCCAAGGTGATCGCTGCCGGCGCCCATGCGGTGATGATCGGCGGCCTGTTCGCCGGCACCGATGAGTCGCCCGGCGAGGTCGAGATCTACCAGGGGCGTTCCTACAAGTCGTATCGCGGCATGGGCTCGCTGGGTGCCATGTCCGGCAAGCAGGGCTCGAGCGACCGCTACTTCCAGGAAGACACCAAGGACAAGGACAAGCTGGTGCCCGAGGGTATCGAGGGCCGGGTTCCCTACAAGGGGCCGTTGATCAACGTCATCACCCAGCTCACCGGTGGCCTGCGTGCCAGCATGGGCTATACCGGTTGCGCCAATCTCGAGGAGATGCGCACCAAGCCCGAGTTTGTGCGTGTGACCAACGCGGGCATCCGCGAGTCGCATGTCCACGACGTGCAGATCACCAAGGAAGCACCCAACTACCGCCGCGACTGA
- a CDS encoding adenylate kinase, which produces MRLILLGAPGAGKGTVAKMLTAIDGSVQISTGDILRAAVKEGSELGKKAESYMKAGELVPDELIMDIMGERLLEDDCKAGFLLDGFPRTIPQAEALKELLAKLGIELQAAVNLNVPREVILDRLTTRRTCEDCGAIYNVKSNPPKVEGVCDKCGGKVVQRADETEEAISKRLDVFNEQTAPLVGFYEKEGLLLDVNATSSDAVVEAIRKHVGV; this is translated from the coding sequence ATGCGACTGATTCTTCTGGGCGCCCCTGGTGCCGGCAAGGGCACCGTTGCCAAGATGCTGACCGCGATCGACGGTTCGGTCCAGATCTCGACCGGCGACATCCTGCGTGCCGCGGTCAAGGAGGGCAGCGAACTGGGCAAGAAGGCCGAGTCGTACATGAAGGCCGGCGAACTGGTGCCCGACGAGCTCATCATGGACATCATGGGCGAGCGCCTGCTGGAAGACGACTGCAAGGCCGGTTTCCTGCTCGACGGTTTTCCGCGCACCATTCCGCAGGCCGAGGCGCTCAAGGAACTGCTGGCCAAGCTGGGTATCGAGCTGCAGGCTGCGGTCAACCTGAATGTGCCGCGCGAGGTGATCCTCGACCGCCTGACCACCCGTCGCACCTGCGAGGACTGCGGCGCCATCTACAACGTCAAGAGCAACCCACCCAAGGTCGAGGGCGTGTGCGACAAGTGCGGTGGCAAGGTGGTGCAGCGCGCCGACGAGACCGAGGAGGCCATCTCCAAGCGCCTGGACGTGTTCAACGAGCAGACCGCCCCGCTGGTCGGTTTCTACGAAAAGGAAGGCCTGCTGCTGGACGTGAATGCCACCTCCAGCGATGCCGTGGTCGAGGCCATTCGCAAGCACGTCGGCGTCTGA
- the aroA gene encoding 3-phosphoshikimate 1-carboxyvinyltransferase: protein MQFRVQPGGRLRGDVRVPGDKSISHRSIMLGSLAEGTTRVQGFLEGEDALATLNAFRAMGVEIEGPEDGRVTIHGVGMHGLSAPDVPLDLGNSGTSMRLLAGLLAGQGFEVTLIGDNSLSRRPMKRVTEPLARMGAEINTTPKGTAPLVIRPVDGLRGIDYAMPVASAQVKSCLLLAGLYAEGETWVSEPAPTRDHTERMLQGFGYEVMIDGPRRGVRGGGRLVACDIDVPSDISSAAFFLVGASIAEGSDLTLRHVGMNPTRDGVIHILRAMGADITVSNERVVGGEPVADLRVRSTPLKGIRIDEALVPLAIDEFPALFVAAACAEGETVLTGAEELRVKESDRIQVMADGLQALGVDARPTPDGIVIRGGRIGGGRVDSHGDHRIAMAFAMAALRADGEILIDDCANVNTSFPGFVELAGATGLAIEVNGG from the coding sequence ATTCAGTTCAGGGTGCAGCCCGGTGGTCGTCTGCGCGGCGATGTCCGCGTGCCAGGCGACAAGTCCATTTCTCACCGTTCCATCATGCTCGGTTCGCTGGCCGAGGGCACGACGCGGGTGCAGGGTTTTCTCGAGGGAGAGGACGCGCTGGCCACGTTGAATGCCTTTCGTGCCATGGGGGTCGAGATCGAGGGTCCCGAGGACGGTCGGGTAACCATTCACGGTGTGGGCATGCACGGGCTGAGTGCACCCGACGTGCCACTGGACCTGGGCAATTCGGGCACCTCGATGCGCCTGCTGGCCGGGTTGCTGGCGGGGCAGGGGTTCGAGGTCACCCTGATCGGCGATAACTCCCTGTCGCGCCGTCCCATGAAGCGGGTCACCGAGCCGCTGGCGCGCATGGGTGCCGAGATCAACACCACGCCGAAGGGCACCGCGCCACTGGTGATCCGTCCGGTGGACGGTCTGCGTGGCATCGACTACGCCATGCCGGTGGCCAGTGCCCAGGTGAAGTCCTGCCTGCTGCTGGCCGGGTTGTATGCCGAAGGTGAGACCTGGGTGAGCGAGCCTGCACCCACGCGCGATCACACCGAGCGCATGCTCCAGGGTTTCGGCTACGAGGTGATGATCGACGGGCCGCGGCGCGGGGTGCGTGGTGGTGGTCGTCTGGTCGCCTGCGACATCGACGTACCGTCGGACATCTCCTCGGCGGCCTTTTTCCTCGTCGGCGCGAGTATCGCCGAGGGCTCCGACCTCACGCTGAGACACGTGGGCATGAACCCGACCCGTGACGGCGTCATTCATATCCTGCGCGCCATGGGGGCGGACATCACGGTGAGCAACGAGCGCGTGGTCGGTGGCGAGCCGGTGGCCGATCTGCGGGTGCGCAGTACGCCCCTGAAGGGCATTCGCATCGACGAGGCGCTGGTGCCGCTGGCGATCGACGAGTTTCCCGCGCTGTTCGTCGCCGCGGCCTGCGCCGAGGGCGAGACTGTGCTCACCGGCGCCGAGGAGCTGCGGGTCAAGGAGTCCGACCGCATCCAGGTGATGGCCGACGGCCTGCAGGCGCTGGGGGTGGATGCCCGGCCGACGCCCGATGGCATCGTGATCCGCGGCGGGCGCATCGGTGGCGGCCGGGTGGACAGCCATGGCGACCACCGCATCGCCATGGCCTTTGCCATGGCCGCATTGCGTGCCGACGGCGAGATCCTGATCGATGACTGCGCCAACGTGAACACTTCCTTCCCCGGCTTTGTCGAACTGGCAGGGGCTACCGGCCTGGCCATCGAGGTGAACGGTGGCTGA
- a CDS encoding isocitrate dehydrogenase kinase/phosphatase AceK regulatory subunit, with protein MERCLFGGRMTSVSAGGLVDADARQLLHARAIAQAILQAFDWYFRIFREVTWRACGHFVRGDWLAAREDNAARINLYDRRGREAIESLRKRFDLKEADPEWRRCFMALQGELMRPETWRRLQHDAEVSRVPDLYPYREQARFLP; from the coding sequence ATGGAACGCTGCCTGTTCGGCGGTCGCATGACATCGGTATCCGCCGGCGGACTGGTGGATGCCGATGCGAGGCAGCTGTTGCATGCGCGCGCCATCGCCCAGGCGATATTGCAGGCCTTCGATTGGTACTTCCGCATCTTCCGCGAGGTGACTTGGCGCGCATGCGGGCATTTCGTTCGCGGCGACTGGCTGGCGGCGCGCGAGGACAATGCCGCGCGCATCAACCTGTACGACCGGCGGGGGCGTGAGGCCATCGAGAGCCTGCGGAAGCGCTTCGACCTGAAGGAAGCCGACCCGGAATGGCGGCGCTGTTTCATGGCCTTGCAAGGTGAACTTATGCGCCCCGAGACCTGGCGTCGCCTGCAGCACGATGCCGAAGTCAGTCGGGTGCCCGATCTCTACCCCTACCGTGAACAGGCGCGTTTTCTGCCCTGA
- a CDS encoding MBL fold metallo-hydrolase, with translation MKSLFKLLLLLPVLAWAATRYAPVDVDMQVRQVGPHSYYVQGAAGAATENKGFISNAGFVVTDAGVVVIDSLGSPSLAEKLRGLIAGITDQPVVKVILTHYHADHIYGLQVFKDEGAEIIAPQGVFEYLDSDAAINRLEERRVSLFPWVDDDTRLVLPDRIVDGVEQFELGGVGFRLNYLGKAHSDGDMTVFVTPDRVLYSGDIIFEGRVPFVGDADTKHWLDTLEGFESKGIVALVPGHGPAARNPAAAITLTRRYLQRLREVMGAAVEEMEDFKTAFESADWSEFSQLPAFEAAHRVNAYNVYLSMEAESLAE, from the coding sequence ATGAAGTCACTGTTCAAGCTGCTCCTGTTGCTGCCCGTACTGGCCTGGGCGGCCACCCGTTATGCCCCGGTCGATGTGGACATGCAGGTCCGGCAGGTGGGGCCGCACAGCTACTATGTGCAGGGGGCTGCCGGGGCAGCGACCGAGAACAAGGGCTTCATTTCCAACGCCGGCTTCGTGGTCACCGATGCCGGCGTGGTGGTGATCGACAGCCTGGGCTCGCCCTCGCTGGCCGAGAAGCTGCGTGGCCTGATCGCCGGCATCACCGACCAGCCGGTCGTGAAGGTGATCCTCACCCACTACCATGCCGATCACATCTATGGCTTGCAGGTGTTCAAGGACGAAGGCGCGGAGATCATCGCGCCGCAGGGGGTATTCGAATACCTGGATTCGGACGCCGCGATCAACCGCCTGGAAGAGCGCCGGGTCTCGCTGTTTCCCTGGGTGGACGACGATACCCGCCTGGTATTGCCGGATCGCATCGTGGACGGGGTGGAGCAGTTCGAACTGGGGGGCGTGGGCTTTCGCCTGAATTACCTCGGCAAGGCGCATTCCGATGGCGACATGACGGTGTTCGTCACCCCCGACCGCGTGCTGTATTCCGGCGACATCATCTTCGAGGGGCGCGTGCCCTTCGTTGGCGATGCCGACACGAAGCACTGGCTGGATACCCTGGAAGGCTTCGAGAGCAAGGGGATTGTCGCTCTGGTGCCAGGGCATGGCCCCGCGGCACGCAACCCTGCCGCCGCCATCACGCTGACCCGGCGCTATCTGCAGCGTTTGCGCGAGGTGATGGGCGCTGCGGTCGAGGAAATGGAAGACTTCAAGACCGCCTTCGAATCCGCCGACTGGTCGGAATTCTCGCAGTTGCCGGCCTTCGAGGCAGCGCATCGCGTCAACGCCTACAACGTCTATCTCTCGATGGAGGCGGAATCGCTGGCGGAGTAG
- the adk gene encoding adenylate kinase, whose amino-acid sequence MRIILLGGPGAGKGTQAKYITERYGIPQISTGDMLRAHVKAGTELGKAAKKIMDEGGLVSDDIIIDMVKERIKEPDCANGYLFDGFPRTIPQAQALKDAGIPIDAVVEIDVPDEEIIKRMSGRRVHLPSGRTYHVIFNPPKVEGKDDVTGEDLIQRDDDKEETVRQRLKVYHEQTEPLIDFYRKEAEAGNVKYVKVSGLGGVEEVRDAIFAGLDG is encoded by the coding sequence ATGCGCATCATCCTGTTGGGCGGCCCCGGGGCCGGCAAGGGCACCCAGGCCAAGTACATCACCGAACGCTACGGCATCCCGCAGATCTCCACTGGCGACATGCTGCGGGCGCACGTCAAGGCCGGCACCGAACTCGGCAAGGCGGCGAAGAAAATCATGGACGAGGGGGGACTGGTCTCCGACGACATCATCATCGACATGGTGAAGGAGCGCATCAAGGAACCCGATTGCGCCAACGGTTATCTGTTCGATGGCTTTCCACGCACCATCCCGCAGGCCCAGGCGCTGAAGGACGCCGGCATCCCGATTGATGCGGTGGTCGAGATCGATGTGCCCGACGAGGAGATCATCAAGCGCATGTCCGGACGCCGGGTGCACCTGCCCTCGGGGCGCACCTACCACGTGATCTTCAATCCGCCCAAGGTCGAGGGCAAGGACGATGTCACCGGCGAGGACCTGATCCAGCGCGACGACGACAAGGAAGAAACCGTCCGCCAGCGTCTCAAGGTGTATCACGAACAGACCGAGCCGCTGATCGACTTCTATCGCAAGGAGGCGGAAGCCGGCAACGTCAAGTACGTCAAGGTCAGTGGCCTGGGCGGGGTCGAAGAGGTCCGCGATGCCATCTTCGCCGGCCTCGACGGCTGA